One part of the Dyadobacter sp. 676 genome encodes these proteins:
- a CDS encoding site-specific integrase: MKTTTNEHVRATIPSALKIRFAVQKSIFRAKITVKGTQARININTDIGTAVWIPRHQEFTGEGSDSLNQTIRDTTTYLVDKYKEMWTAGVVTAEMLKTAYEANFCESDEGLSKREKLLRLKERLLNDFETSVQRKPMRAQDKVSAFERMIAEVNEKLELMKTIDEIDKEVFNNRVLVRKRRNRPSEIFNRVVRHRITIRFQVPESRKNKSGYCSIQCRVSVNGVPATAFSTGLRARPETWDNKLQVVLGDEQTTQKLISIRDGLDSVYQEFRRRGRIPEPEEVIAHYFDHELEYNKKWTVEALCDAKIKDLHRRGRTSRTIMKYRHIYTMFREAVPIILVEDVKPAHIREFHEHLKIVKKYTQDYCNKCVCAVFGLFELAVANGAITHNPGKGLRLDWERKVNLTCLSDDELKALKTTEWSLRLQRVVDGFLFMCYTGLHIADYQKLNNNNVRNYQGQKFIEYRRQKNDQPAIVPIGKEAQALIDKYGSVDDLPRISSQKQNDYLKVIAERIGTDKHLTNKVARKTFTDMSINQRGMSFEAVASMLGHASTDFVKVYGRVRENRIFAEWRG, from the coding sequence ATGAAAACAACAACGAATGAACACGTTCGGGCAACGATTCCGAGCGCGTTGAAAATCCGCTTTGCCGTCCAAAAAAGTATCTTTCGAGCAAAAATTACGGTTAAAGGAACACAGGCCCGCATAAATATCAACACCGATATTGGAACAGCCGTTTGGATTCCGCGCCATCAGGAATTTACCGGCGAAGGGTCGGACTCACTCAATCAAACAATCCGCGACACTACCACTTATCTTGTTGACAAGTACAAGGAAATGTGGACCGCCGGGGTGGTTACTGCTGAAATGCTCAAAACCGCATATGAAGCCAACTTTTGCGAATCCGACGAGGGCCTTAGTAAGAGAGAAAAACTACTGAGGTTAAAGGAACGGTTATTAAACGATTTTGAAACGTCGGTCCAGAGAAAGCCTATGCGAGCACAAGACAAAGTGTCCGCCTTTGAAAGAATGATCGCTGAGGTAAATGAAAAACTTGAATTGATGAAGACCATCGATGAGATAGACAAGGAAGTGTTCAACAATCGCGTGCTCGTTCGAAAAAGGCGAAATCGACCTTCTGAAATATTTAACCGTGTAGTCAGGCATCGGATAACCATTCGCTTTCAAGTCCCCGAATCTCGTAAGAATAAGTCGGGCTATTGCTCGATTCAATGCCGGGTTAGCGTAAATGGGGTTCCCGCGACGGCTTTTTCTACCGGACTAAGGGCTAGGCCAGAAACATGGGATAACAAACTGCAGGTAGTTTTAGGCGATGAGCAGACGACCCAAAAATTAATCAGCATTCGGGACGGACTCGACTCTGTTTATCAAGAATTTCGTCGTCGAGGCCGTATTCCAGAACCCGAAGAAGTTATTGCCCATTACTTTGACCATGAGCTGGAGTATAACAAAAAATGGACAGTCGAGGCCCTTTGCGACGCCAAAATAAAGGACCTGCATCGCAGAGGAAGGACAAGCAGGACCATTATGAAGTATCGCCACATTTATACCATGTTCCGGGAAGCGGTTCCCATAATTCTGGTTGAAGATGTGAAGCCCGCTCATATTAGAGAGTTTCACGAACACTTGAAAATCGTGAAAAAGTACACTCAAGACTATTGTAACAAATGCGTTTGCGCTGTTTTTGGACTGTTCGAGCTAGCCGTTGCCAACGGGGCCATTACGCACAACCCAGGCAAAGGACTCCGCTTGGACTGGGAACGGAAAGTAAATCTGACCTGCCTGAGTGATGATGAACTCAAAGCACTCAAAACGACGGAATGGAGCCTCAGATTGCAACGCGTTGTGGATGGCTTCCTTTTCATGTGCTACACTGGGTTGCACATTGCAGATTATCAAAAACTTAACAACAATAACGTCCGAAACTATCAAGGGCAAAAATTCATTGAATATCGACGTCAAAAAAATGACCAGCCTGCAATAGTCCCCATTGGTAAAGAGGCCCAGGCACTTATTGATAAATACGGATCAGTTGACGACTTGCCTCGGATCAGCTCGCAAAAGCAGAACGATTACTTAAAGGTTATCGCCGAGCGAATTGGGACCGACAAACACCTGACAAATAAAGTCGCACGTAAAACTTTCACGGATATGTCGATCAATCAGAGAGGGATGTCGTTCGAGGCAGTCGCAAGCATGCTTGGACACGCATCTACCGACTTTGTTAAAGTGTACGGTCGGGTACGAGAGAATCGAATTTTTGCCGAATGGAGAGGATAA
- a CDS encoding site-specific integrase has protein sequence MPPHDYFSKFKKLVKAATRDKLFTSNPAAEIVNKTDKQRIAKDVLSTDELQALAGAYCGNQHVKRAFLFACNTGLRFCDIVELKWRNIKSGTLSIDQQKTDRKVTINLNSTAIRLMGDSQGPDDSVFSLPSHNAVLKCLANWGKRAKIEKHITFHVARHSFATNLLIYETDIRSVASLLGHSGLNHVTKYVRAVEEVKQRAVDRLPELNF, from the coding sequence ATACCCCCCCATGATTATTTTTCAAAGTTCAAGAAACTGGTTAAGGCGGCGACACGCGATAAGCTCTTCACCTCAAATCCGGCCGCTGAAATCGTTAACAAAACGGATAAGCAACGAATTGCGAAGGATGTTTTATCAACTGACGAGTTGCAAGCTTTGGCAGGAGCATATTGCGGAAATCAACACGTAAAACGGGCCTTTTTGTTTGCTTGTAATACAGGCTTGCGGTTTTGTGATATTGTCGAGCTTAAATGGCGAAATATTAAGAGCGGCACTTTAAGTATTGATCAACAGAAGACAGATAGGAAGGTCACAATCAACCTAAACTCGACGGCAATTCGCCTTATGGGGGATTCCCAAGGCCCTGATGATTCGGTGTTTTCACTACCATCACATAATGCGGTACTAAAATGTCTTGCAAATTGGGGCAAGCGAGCCAAAATAGAGAAACATATTACATTCCATGTAGCTCGCCATTCATTTGCGACCAACCTGCTGATCTACGAAACGGACATTCGGAGCGTGGCCAGTTTGCTGGGGCATAGTGGGCTGAACCATGTGACCAAATATGTACGTGCAGTGGAGGAAGTTAAGCAAAGGGCCGTAGATCGACTTCCAGAACTTAACTTCTAA
- the istA gene encoding IS21 family transposase, which translates to MFQVKRIIELRTSQKSNRVIARVLGISRNTLDNYLRQLSAHNTDLSTFLSWTEEELNKLLNPPSPEVVPAEHRELYALFPGYPKELARAGVSRLTLWTEYSLKHPAALGYRQFCYHFHRWLASQKVSMHFEHKAGDKLFVDFAGGKLHLTDAQTGQLIPVEFFVAILPCSQLTYAQCVMSQRKEDLVVALSNALAYFGGVPQAIVPDNLKAAVSKADRYEPEINQTLADFASHYGTCIFPARSRKPKDKALVENAVNILYGRIYAPLRNHVFHSIEQLNAAVRQLLEAHNNTQQKGKESSRRERFIELEQDALMPLPAQHYQLKKFSLSKVHPNGHATLKEDKHYYSVPYRLVGKQVKLVYTHESVEIYHNHQRVACHERLITKNRYTTLKEHLHPSHQWIQSWSPAFFEEQADKIGPNTRLAINEILGSKVYPEQAYRSCVGVLAFAKRYTAQRLENACERALYYNHISATLIKSILDRELDRIPLIDEEVVAADADGVPRPVIPLHDNIRGAEFYQ; encoded by the coding sequence ATGTTCCAAGTCAAACGTATCATTGAACTGCGGACCTCCCAAAAGAGTAACCGCGTTATCGCCCGCGTTTTAGGCATATCCCGCAATACGCTCGATAATTATTTGCGGCAGCTGTCTGCTCACAACACAGACTTATCCACCTTTTTATCATGGACGGAGGAAGAACTGAACAAGTTACTTAATCCGCCATCACCAGAAGTTGTACCGGCGGAGCATCGGGAGCTTTATGCTCTTTTCCCAGGCTACCCCAAAGAACTCGCCCGTGCTGGGGTGAGCCGTCTGACACTGTGGACGGAATATTCTTTAAAACATCCGGCGGCGCTCGGCTACCGGCAATTTTGCTACCACTTTCATCGGTGGCTGGCCTCACAGAAGGTTAGCATGCACTTTGAACACAAGGCTGGGGATAAGCTTTTCGTCGATTTTGCAGGCGGTAAACTTCATCTGACAGATGCTCAAACAGGCCAGTTGATACCAGTGGAGTTTTTTGTGGCCATCCTGCCTTGTTCACAGCTTACCTATGCCCAATGCGTGATGAGCCAGCGAAAAGAGGACCTGGTGGTGGCCCTGAGCAATGCACTGGCCTATTTCGGCGGGGTCCCCCAGGCAATCGTTCCCGATAATCTAAAGGCAGCTGTCAGCAAAGCCGATCGCTATGAACCCGAGATCAATCAGACCCTGGCAGATTTTGCCTCGCATTACGGGACATGCATTTTCCCGGCCCGTAGCCGAAAACCTAAAGACAAGGCGTTGGTGGAAAATGCGGTTAACATCCTTTACGGGCGTATTTACGCCCCACTTCGCAACCATGTCTTTCATTCCATCGAGCAGCTCAATGCCGCAGTCAGACAGCTGTTGGAGGCTCATAACAATACCCAACAAAAGGGAAAGGAAAGTTCTCGTCGTGAGCGGTTTATCGAACTTGAACAGGATGCGTTAATGCCGTTGCCTGCACAGCATTATCAATTGAAAAAGTTCTCCTTATCAAAAGTACATCCCAACGGCCACGCTACCCTGAAAGAGGATAAGCACTATTACTCAGTCCCTTACCGGCTTGTAGGCAAACAGGTAAAGCTGGTTTACACCCATGAATCCGTGGAGATTTATCATAATCATCAGCGGGTTGCATGCCACGAAAGGCTCATAACTAAAAATCGGTACACGACATTAAAGGAGCATCTGCACCCTAGCCATCAGTGGATACAGAGTTGGTCGCCCGCATTTTTTGAAGAACAAGCTGATAAAATTGGCCCCAATACGCGCCTTGCCATTAACGAGATCCTGGGCAGCAAGGTTTATCCCGAACAGGCCTATCGCTCGTGCGTAGGGGTACTTGCTTTTGCCAAACGTTACACTGCCCAGCGTCTGGAAAACGCCTGTGAACGGGCCTTGTACTACAATCACATCTCGGCAACGCTGATTAAATCTATCCTGGACCGTGAGCTGGACCGCATCCCGTTGATAGATGAAGAAGTCGTTGCAGCCGATGCTGATGGCGTTCCACGCCCCGTTATCCCCCTTCACGACAATATCAGGGGGGCTGAATTTTATCAATGA
- a CDS encoding phage integrase SAM-like domain-containing protein, with amino-acid sequence MGVKLRRRELKDKYRYYLDIHEDGKRRTEFLDVYIYKRPKNPIEKSNNEESKRVAEAIRAKKELEIGAADYDVELTHRRTVDFFVYCDDFLKSYTKKDHRMISCSVNYLKEYTGDKSLRPKAITESFCQGFKDWLDGHEKLSGDTPP; translated from the coding sequence ATGGGTGTCAAGCTACGACGAAGAGAATTGAAGGATAAGTACCGGTACTACCTGGACATTCACGAAGACGGTAAGCGTCGCACGGAGTTTTTGGACGTGTACATTTACAAGCGACCGAAGAATCCGATTGAAAAATCAAATAACGAAGAGTCAAAACGCGTGGCGGAGGCTATTAGGGCCAAGAAGGAACTGGAGATCGGTGCCGCCGATTATGATGTAGAACTGACGCATCGGAGAACGGTTGATTTCTTCGTCTATTGCGACGACTTTTTGAAGTCGTACACGAAGAAGGATCATCGGATGATAAGTTGTAGTGTGAATTATTTGAAGGAGTATACCGGCGACAAATCGTTACGGCCAAAGGCGATCACAGAGTCCTTCTGTCAAGGATTTAAGGATTGGCTTGATGGTCATGAAAAGCTGAGCGGAGATACCCCCCCATGA
- the istB gene encoding IS21-like element helper ATPase IstB yields MNNQATLDQMRQLSLSGMAQAFETIITLPADKQLTSDQLVAHLIHAEYEHRQHRKMQTAIRQAKFRYQSAIEEIEYHPERNLDKNLMLRLADTSFITRSENVLISGATGCGKSFIATALGYQACQMGLRVAYFSLPKLLQKLHLAKADGSYAKELARLEKMHLLILDDWGLQPLDNNAKLAIMQLIEDRHAKASTIITSQLPINKWYEYLAEPTLGDAIMDRILQHANRIELKGQSMRVRMKMPQNQV; encoded by the coding sequence ATGAACAATCAAGCAACTCTTGACCAGATGCGTCAATTATCCCTCTCAGGCATGGCCCAGGCTTTTGAGACGATCATTACATTGCCGGCAGATAAGCAACTTACCAGTGATCAACTGGTAGCCCACTTGATCCACGCTGAATATGAGCACCGGCAGCACCGTAAAATGCAGACGGCCATCAGGCAAGCCAAGTTCCGCTACCAGTCCGCTATTGAAGAGATCGAGTACCATCCCGAAAGAAACCTGGACAAAAACTTGATGCTCCGGCTAGCTGATACCAGCTTTATTACCCGAAGTGAAAATGTTCTTATATCGGGAGCTACGGGCTGTGGTAAAAGTTTTATTGCTACGGCTTTGGGATACCAGGCATGCCAAATGGGTTTACGTGTTGCCTATTTTTCGTTACCCAAACTCCTGCAAAAGCTTCATCTGGCCAAAGCCGATGGATCGTATGCCAAGGAATTGGCCAGGCTTGAAAAAATGCATCTGTTGATCCTGGATGACTGGGGATTACAGCCTTTGGATAACAACGCTAAATTGGCAATCATGCAGCTTATCGAAGACCGGCATGCAAAAGCATCCACTATTATTACATCGCAACTGCCGATCAACAAATGGTATGAGTACTTGGCAGAGCCGACCCTGGGCGACGCGATAATGGACCGCATCTTACAGCACGCAAACCGCATCGAGTTGAAAGGTCAGTCCATGCGAGTGAGAATGAAAATGCCCCAAAATCAAGTTTAG
- a CDS encoding C10 family peptidase: MNKNLIQKALSLLLVLASIIGCSKTDQLNPVETTPPEDFKVSKQEALKLATASNAPANARTSGEVSKKVKEMKEFKENRGKTVFYAINYEDNKGFLLLSADRRMTPVLAYSDEGSFNLDTDNPGIQLWKDLVSQSYKGVEKNTKAHRNVVNEWKYFEKKNAGNGRTTDQPVWTPEASCEYFVTHPIPTNVTIQHLTDQFSRWRQGTGYNYYCPSNSILFCNNMDCGKTNTSCGAVAVGQVLRYHRKPITANGRSFTTAMFNAMPPTLSSSNCDLTVESHQNIAHLLRDVGADLDVHYNTANPLLGGGFSSGSGCQSWNLPTKIDDFFNSHGYISNEVDFWGLSGESTIREHLLASRPVILFGAGCTTCLGSAHIWVIDGVQDLNAIYQDQSGYCYHHRVTLYQMNWGWGNASENSGWFNYTSITGDGTVYDSANMKAYTVVP; the protein is encoded by the coding sequence ATGAACAAAAATCTAATCCAAAAGGCTTTGTCTCTGCTATTGGTACTTGCATCCATAATAGGGTGCTCAAAAACGGACCAATTAAATCCGGTCGAAACCACCCCTCCGGAAGATTTTAAGGTAAGCAAACAAGAGGCTTTAAAGTTAGCGACCGCTTCGAATGCACCTGCGAATGCCCGCACCTCAGGGGAAGTTTCCAAAAAGGTAAAGGAAATGAAGGAATTCAAGGAAAATCGTGGTAAAACTGTGTTCTATGCGATAAATTACGAGGACAATAAGGGCTTTCTTCTTCTATCGGCCGATAGAAGAATGACACCCGTCCTTGCTTACTCCGACGAAGGCTCGTTTAATCTGGACACAGACAACCCTGGGATACAGCTTTGGAAGGATTTGGTTTCGCAAAGCTATAAAGGTGTTGAAAAAAACACCAAAGCTCATAGAAACGTCGTTAATGAGTGGAAATATTTTGAGAAAAAAAATGCTGGCAATGGAAGGACGACGGACCAGCCCGTGTGGACGCCAGAAGCAAGTTGTGAATACTTTGTCACGCATCCAATTCCCACAAACGTGACTATACAGCATTTGACTGATCAATTTTCACGTTGGAGGCAAGGGACAGGTTACAACTACTATTGTCCCTCAAATTCTATCCTATTCTGTAACAACATGGACTGTGGTAAAACAAATACTTCATGCGGGGCGGTAGCAGTAGGGCAAGTTCTTCGTTATCATAGAAAACCTATCACAGCCAATGGCAGATCTTTTACAACAGCGATGTTTAATGCCATGCCACCAACTTTGTCGTCATCCAATTGCGATCTGACAGTTGAATCTCATCAAAACATCGCACATTTGCTTCGGGACGTAGGCGCAGATCTTGATGTACACTATAACACAGCAAATCCGTTGCTGGGTGGAGGCTTCTCCTCTGGCAGTGGTTGCCAGTCGTGGAATTTACCCACCAAAATAGATGACTTTTTCAATAGTCACGGGTACATTTCAAACGAAGTTGACTTCTGGGGTCTTAGTGGCGAGAGTACAATTAGAGAGCATCTTTTGGCTAGTAGGCCTGTCATCTTATTCGGAGCAGGATGTACAACTTGCCTTGGTTCTGCTCATATTTGGGTAATTGATGGTGTCCAGGACTTGAATGCGATTTACCAAGATCAGAGCGGCTACTGTTATCATCATCGCGTTACTCTGTATCAAATGAACTGGGGTTGGGGAAATGCAAGTGAAAATAGTGGATGGTTCAATTACACAAGCATCACGGGAGACGGAACCGTTTATGACAGTGCAAACATGAAGGCCTATACTGTAGTACCGTAA